A region of the Mytilus edulis chromosome 11, xbMytEdul2.2, whole genome shotgun sequence genome:
gtttatttacacacacaaaaaaaagatcaaaaaaaGATTCATCTGAAATCAAAAAGGTTAACATTAtgattattctctattctgcatGCATGGCATGTGTAACGAAACAAAAACCATGATCATTTTTGTCATTCACTTATTGTCACGTAAATAACGACACAGGCATAGcctatattatcatgttttatttaagatttaacGACACAGGCCctatgaaaatgaataaaaaaaatctacagaatgcatgaattattttgatttttaggtAAACTTTATTTTATTAGTGCAATCTATTTCGAGTGACTGTATCTGTATTGTCTATCTTCTGCcaatctaggcacacctccaCAATAGGAGTAAAAAATCaactatatataataaaaaaaaaaacgatcacACTATTGAATTATATACAGTTTTATCACaatcctccaccaataaaacaaattgtcaaggtttatttacacacaaaaaaaagagatcAAAAAAAGATTCATCTGAAATCAAAAAGGTTAACATTAtgattattctctattctgcatGCATGGCATGTGTAACGAAACAAAAACCATGAGCACAGTGGTTCGCTTCTAcacctttttttatgaaacatacaAATATGTGTTTTCAGTAACCGCTCCGTCGCaaccttacacatgttacaacaTCCGACTTAAATTTTGATTGCCAAAATTTCCTACTGATCAACTTTAATCAAAAAGGTTAACATTAtgattattctctattctgcatGCATGGCATGTGTAACGAAACAAAAACCATGAGCACAGTGGTTCGCTTCTACACCTTTTTTTGTGACACATACAAATATGTGTTTTCAGTAACCGCTCCGTCGCaaccttacacatgttacaacaTCCGACTTAAATTTTGATTGCCAAAATTTCCTACTGATCAACTTTAATCAAAAAGGTTAACATTAtgattattctctattctgcatGCATGGCATGTGTAACGAAACAAAAACCATGAGCACAGTGGTTCGCTTCTACACCTTTTTTTGTGACACATACAAATATGTGTTTTCAGTAACCGCTCCGTCGCAACCTTACATATGTTACAACATCTGACTTAAATTTTGATTGCCAAAATTTCCTGCTAATCAACATTTTACTTAAACAAATCCTTTTACGAAACAAAAAGCATATCGATTATTCTGTTTTCTGCATGTGTAATGAAACAAAAAGTatctatttatgattattgcgtaaaaactatttatgattattgcataaaacttctcaCACAGGACaaagggcgtatcatgcgctcatggtgcagctttttatttacatttttctaGCATGTAACTGCAACCACTACACAACACAAAATTAGTTTCTTTTTATGTCAAACAAATGTTTTTAGTAgtaatttatttatcatttattgcaggaaaaaggtaaaatataagcAACATTGCAAGAAAAGCAACTGAAATGACCTCAAGGAATGGTATGTTATATCttacctataaaaaaaaaacttttattaacATAATATTTGTCCAATGAAGGGTATACTGTATGGGCATTCCAATAAAACTCTGTTTGCAATGTCTCCATCACATACAGGGAAAATTCCCACTTAcagaaaaacaatatattttctaAACTTTTTAAATCCAATCTCATCATCAGAGACAACTCCTGCAAAAGTCCATTAAGCatgaaatataatttcattaagAAAAATAATACCAATAGTTGTATActgatgttcaaaagtcataatttgattgacagaaaacaaatcttggttacaaactaaaaccaaggaaaACACACCAACTACATGTATCTTAAAACCGAACTGCTTATTAAAAACACAGAATATCTTTAAagtcttgcatttttttttcttttctagatGATTATCACAGAATGCCATTGACATGTCACCTGATGAAAGTCATTCACCAACTGGAACAAATCAAACACAATGGTATAAAAAGTTCCATAGCCATGAATGCATGGACCAAATCAAGAAATTTTGCAGAGATAATAGCAGAAGCTAATGAACTCCAACGACTTTTCAATTCAGATCTCCAGAACATTATAGATCAGTTAGCAAAGGCAAAATCTGAATCATCACATCTAATTCATGACCTGAGTGAAGCAAGAGGTAATAACAAACATCTGAATGAAGAAATTACAAAACTTCAAAAAGAAATAGCTGATTTATCATTTCAAGATATAACAGATGAAATTAAAGATATTCAACAGAATGAAAACCCACAAGCAGACAAACTATCTTCAGTCAATAAATCTGCATTACAAGATACACACAATAAATCCCAAGAAATGAAAGTTGTACAACcttcaaatgaaaaaatgaaatcagcaTCAGAATCTGCAGATATGGACACACATTCATGAACAAAAAAGTCGTAATTTTTTTGCtcgattttattttcaattgcaaTTCCGTACAAACCATAGGGAATGGTTCTTCagtactttcattttcaacaCTTATTAAAGAACAATAATTTTTagcaattttttattttataaaactacAGAAAGGACATGTAATTTTTGTGTTGTGTATAAATTAACGAAGatttattaataaattatattgtaatttcaactttaccatattttcttatatgcatCAAACCAATACCTGGACACTTTAGCCTATATATAATGCAACACTAATTGTTGTCTCAACTGTTATGTATAATCAGTGGAGGTCAGACATCTCACAAGGTTGAAGAATTAGACCGGCCTTATTTTATATACACACTGTATGCCATAATGGTATGACGTGCCTGTCTGTCACATGACCTTGACTTCAAATCCATGATTCAGTAACTAAGAGAAGTTTGATTCACATCTTAGTGATTATGTCCCTTTCTCAGTAATTAGTAGAGATAagtgaactatatttggtatgcagaATTGGCATACTGCAGGAGTTAATGTAAGATTGGCAGGTTTCTCATAACCTTCACCTCATCTTCACTATCCAGTGTTCAAGGTCATGTGACTTCCATGACATTTTGATAATTAGGTCAGTTTAATCAAAGAGGTAGAACAACAATATATGTTGGTTTATACATTCTTATTATAAGTACAGATACTGCTTGACTTTCACCTTTTTTTCAAGACCAATCTTAATGAAcaatacttcagaaattataaACTAAATGCAAATACACAGGAAAGACATTGTATATTTTATGCTTCATTTACTTACCATTATAATGTAGGTTGTTATTTATCATCACTAAATAGTCACAATATATGCTGAAGTGATGAAACATGTTAAAGGTTAGTTCAATGCTTTCATTTAATATGACACAATTCTTTTTACAGTACAGTAACATGCCGAAAAAACACAAACCCCAAGAACAGACTCTACGACAAAAAAGGGAATTGAAACGCAAAAGAAAATCCAACTCAGAGGCTATTGTTGTGGCACCAAAAAGAAAAAGACTATACAGTGCATTAGGATCATTGATTGACTATAATTCCACAAACATAAAACTGCCTGAATATAGTGACATTGGTGAAATGCAATATAAATGTCAATGTTGCAAAGCACTTATGTGGAAAAATGAAACTCATAGTGGtcaattaaatataaattctAAATTTTCCACCTGTTGCATGCAAGGCAAAGTTGTACTGCCTGTTATTAAAGACCCACCACATTCTTTGcaaaatttattcattttgaataCTGAACAGGCAAAACATTTCAGAATAAACATAAGAGCATATAACTCAAGCTTAGCATTTGCCTCATTAGGTGTTCATGAAGATGTCCTTCCACATAATGGACCTTATAATTTCCGTATTTGTGGTTCTGTCCATCATAGAATTGGACATTTATTTCCATCTGAAGGGAAAGCACCTAAATTTGCACAAATATACATACATGATACTGAAAATGAATTGTGTAATAGAATGCAATGGAATGATACCTTAAATAAGTCTGTGctattaacattacaaaatatgCTACACGACTGCAATCCattcattgacatttttaaaaatgcagcAAAAATAATGCATGATGATCATAATGCATCACACCAAAATATTAAATTGGTATTACATGCAGATACCAGTAAAGACACACGGCGCTATAATTTACCAACAGCATCTGAAGTATCACTCATCATACCAGGTTCTCAAATGAAAGAACCAACAAACAGAGACATTGtactttacaaaaattcatcaaaTCACCCTAAGGGGTATGAAATCATACATATAAATGAAACTCACCCGAAATATGACCCTTTGCATTATGTTCTCTTTCTACCATATGGACATAGTGGTTGGACAATTGATAGTGGAAATACTAATTCTCATAGTGGAAATGCTAATTCTCATGTATCAACAATGCAATTTTATGCATACCATCTCATGCAGAGAGATAACTTTAACATTTTGCTTCGAGGAGGGAGATTACTACAACAGTATATTGTAGATATGTTTGCAAAGATTGAGCAACTTAGACTAAATTATTGCTTTTACCACCAGAACGACTTACGAGCTGAACTTTATCAGGGACTTAATGATGCTGTTCATGCAGGAGATGTTGATGGCGTCACAGTTGGCAGAAACATTATTTTGCCATCATCTTTCACTGGCAGTCCAAGAAATATGTATGAACAATATCAAGATGCCATGTCCATAGTACGTCGCTTTGGAAAACCCgatttatttattacttttacaTGCAACCCGAAATGGCCAGAAATCGTTCATAGCCTACTTATAAATCAAACCCCAGCAGATAGACCTGATTTGATTATAAGAGTATTCAAACAAAAACTTCAAATGCTTCTTCATGACATTACACAAAAcaatgtatttggcaaaactattGCTTATGTCTATGTGATTGAATTTCAAAAGCGTGGTTTACCCCACTCACACATTCTTCTTATTTTACAACCCAACAGTAAACCTTTAACTCCTGATCATTTCGATGACTTTGTCTCAGCTGAAATACCGGACCCTGCATTATTGCCAAATCTTCATCATATTGTTACACAGCATATGATCCATGGACCATGTGGTAAAGCCAATAAACAATCTCCATGCATGAATGATGGAAAATGCTCAAAAGGCTTTCCAAAAGATTTTAATCCTGCAACATTACAAACATCAGATGGCTATCCACTTTATAAACGTAGAGATAATGGACTCTGTGTAGAGAAAAATGGTGTAATATTGGATAATAGGTGGGTTGTGCCTTATAATCCTTATCTTTGCACCAAATATTCCGctcatataaatgttgaaatatgTTCTACTGTAAAAGCagtcaaatatctttataaatatgtttataaaggACATGACAAGATAATGGTAGGACTTCAAAAAGCAGAAACCAGTGATTCTGACCAGAAAGGAACCAATGTGTATAATGAGATTACTCATTATGTTGATGCTAGGTATGTTTCAGCATCAGAGGCATGTTGGCGCATATTCCACTATGATTTACATACTCATTCGCCAGCAATTCAGAGACTTGCAGTTCATTTGCCAGGGCAGGAGCAGGTAATTTATAATGAGGGAAAAGCACAACAGGCACTTCAACACAATAAAAACACTACATTGACAGGTTGGTTTAAAATAAACCAGACTAATCCTTTGGCTACAACAATACCATATCACCTCTTCCCGGAACATTTTACATGGAATCAGTCTTCACATACATGGGCACCCCGAAAAAAAGGTAATGTTATTGGACGACTTTATAGGGCAAACCCAGCAGAAGGAGAACGTTTTTTCTTGAGGTTATTACTACACCATTGTCCAGGTGCCACATGTTATGAAGACCTCAGAAAGTTGGAAGATGGTACTGTTTGTACTACTTTTAAAGAAACTGCAATGCGACGAGGTTTTCTACAACATGATGAAGAATGGGTAGAATGTCTTACAGAAGCTGCTGCTATTGCAACCCCAACACAGATTCGTTTGCTTTTTGTAACAATTCTTCTCTTTTGTGAGCCATCTGAACCAGCAAAGTTGTGGGAACAATTTAAAGACTGCATGTCAGAAGACATTGTTCATAACATGAACAATAATCTAACACACGATTCAAAACAATTTGTATGCAACAAAGTCCTGTGTCTCATACAGCAACTGTTGAAATCTCATGGTAAAAACTTGGCAGATTTTCCTGGATTTCCAAACATTGATGAATCTAATATTACCTTTACATCAAATTTACTACATGAACAATGTcagtacaaaattgaagaacaAACTGTAATAGCAGACAAAAATGAATCCCTTCTCAATTCAGATCAACATCATGTTTACCAAAAAGTAGTTGATGCTACAGAACACCATACAAATACTACAGCTTACTTTGTGGATGGTCCAGGTGGATCGGGAAAAACATTCCTATATAATACAATTTTAGCCCGTATTAGATCTAAAGGTAAAATTGCACTGGCAGTAGCGTCTTCAGGAATCGCTGCTGAATTGTTGGAAGGTGGACGAACTGCACATTCCAGATTCAAAATACCCATTCCAATTTCAGAGACAAGTACATGTAACATTTCAAGAAACAGTGCACTTGCTAATCTTATTAAAAATACTGCAATTATAGTTTGGGACGAGGCGCCAATGATACATAAGCATGTGTTAGAGTGTGTTCATAGAACATTATGTGATATAACACAGATAGACAAACCATTTGGTGGTAAAGTTGTTTTATTAGGTGGTGACTTCAGGCAGGTGTTACCTGTCATTCGCCATGGAACACAAGCTGAAATAATTAATAGTAATATTATGCAGTCTTTCCTCTGGGAAAACATTACCATGTTCAATTTAACAATTAACATGAGAGTACGTAGTAACGCACATTCAAACAATCAAGCAGATTTCGAAAACTTCTTATTACGTATTGGTAATGGGAAGGAAAAACTATATCCAAACGTTGGATCTGCAAAAATACAGCTCCCTAAAGACCTTTGCATATGCCCAGACAAAAATGGATTAAAGAATCTTACACATAAACTTTATGGTGATATTTTAGAATCATCAGACTATTCAAAATTTACAGATCGCGCcattttaacaacaacaaatgaTGATGTAGACACAATTAATACAATGGTCATGGACATGTTTCCTTCAACTGTTAGTAAAACCTATCTCAGTGCTGATACTGTTGAAGATGAATCTACTGGATATTTGTATCCTACAGAATTCCTCAACACTATTACACCCTCTGGAACACCACCAcataaattgactttaaaaaaacATGCACCAATTATGCTTTTACGTAACCTAAACCCAGCTGCAGGACTTCTTAATGGGACTAGACTTTCTGTTATAAATCTTGGAACTCGCCTTATCGAGACAAAAATCCTGACTGGTACACATGCAGGAGACACTGTCTTCCTTCCAAGAATTACCATAATCCCATCAGATGCAGGACTTCCATTCAATTTAAAACGACGTCAGTTCCCTATTAGGCCAGCATTCTCCATTACAATTAACAAAGCTCAAGGACAAACTTTAGGAAAAATAGGACTAGATCTAACAAAACCTGTTTTCTCTCATGGCCAGCTCTATGTTGCATTTTCAAGAGTTAGAGACTTTAAATCAATATCCATTTTACCTGCTGCTGATTCTCTATTTGATGGACAATACTATACAGACAACATAGTTTATGAAGGCGTTATCCATCATTGACTACTCAATAAAATAAATTGTCATATTTCACatctattttttaaattgaattcacCTAATATTTTACGGATTTCATTGTAAATAttgattcatttcaatacagtcACAATTTCAGGCCATTGGCCTGTCTTTGTCAGCTGTCACGTCAAATTAATTTCCGCAGTTTTTCCTCTTTTCCATCCTCATGCATTTTTCACATAAGAACACACTATTAATTCTTCAGAAACCTTCCATAGCCCACACATTTTTACATAATGAAGTTAATGACAAAACTTAAgtgaagaaaaattcaaaacgttaTATTCATACCAGTTCATGTTTAAGatacttttgatacctttcctgTAATTATCCACTCTTaaaatctttttacaaaaaatcatcctacaacagatTACATACTTTTAAGCAGGTTCTAAattcccgcgatttcgcgggtatgttctagttttgtttaaattaatgaaTAAAAGCTAACATATTACATGttatagatttgttttatttaaatatttagtatttaaatatttactatttATCTAAAATGTTGTTATATTAAACAGATGTAACTTAAACAAAGCAATTGTTCATCATATGTGTTAGTATTAAATCTTTGTGAAATAATAAGTCTttttgatcaaataaaaaaaatcgtttgaTGTTGTGTACCAAGAAATGTTGTTAAAGATTCGTCGATATATAAAAGTGTAAAAAATTTTCAACAATCAGTTGGATGTTTGAGATGTAGAAGTAGACTAGTGTTGAAAAAAAACTGCCGCAAATATGTCAGATGCATTCCTTCAATATTTGGAGGATAATTTTTCTAAATCGCACATTTCTGTCTCACAAATACGAAATTTGAAACGAAAGTGGGATGTTGCTGAGGAATTTAGTGATTGTGATGAAGAAGAACTCGTAGCTGCTGCAGATATGATTGAGTCAAACTATCGaaaaagaaaacgacaaaaaGGAGACAGTGAAACTAAAATAAATGATGAAGTGTTATCAGTTTCAAACGATGAAGAGGAACTCTTAGGGGGAGACGATACAAGACAAACGGATAACGCAAAGTTTCACATGTGTGAAATATGTGGAAAGAAGTATACTTTGTTACAAAACCTAAGTAGGCATATGAAAACACATACTGTAGGTTTTTCATGTAGGTGTGGGAAAAGATTTTCAAGAAAACACGCGTTAAATAAACATATCGAAATCTGTAAAAATAACCATTTACGTACATCAACACATTGAGAAGATATTAGTTTTCCATGTACTCATTGTAACATTCCGTTTCCATCTTACGAAACCTTGTTTAAGCATGTTGAAAGTAATCATCCACTATTTCAAAGAGGCggaaacataagaaaaaaacaaaaacacacgaACGGTGAGGTGATTGAACAACAAGAAATCGGAAATATGTTACAAAGTAGCAATGTTGTAGGGTCCAAGAAATTAAAAGATGCTGCATACTCCGCGACTACTACAGTGGGAGGCACCAACTTAAGAAATGAATCAGAGAGTACAAACAATGAGTTAATTGAACAAGAGGTTGGGGGAAATAAATCACAAAATAACGATGCTGCGGGGTCTTTGAAGAGAAAATTTAgattcaaaaagaaaacaacagatGTCGTGCACAACAGGAAGACTGCACTGAACAATTCCGCGCAAGTAGTTAACATTAAACCACAAGGTGGAGAAAAATATGACATACTCCAATTTTTTCCACTATACTTACTTTGGGACATAGTTATATTCGAAGATTATCCAAATATTGTAGAATGAATAGGATGTCCACCAATTTTGGTATTACTTATATTAATGGTATTATGTATGGTAAAGGTGGTACACAATTGTGCAATATAATAAAAGATCATATCTTTCAAAGATTGGTCACTAATTTTTCTCCTACAATAGTATTATTACAAATTGGAGGTAATGACATACATAACATAGATAGCCATAATTTCaaggttaatatttttttatagatatagaaaCTTTTAAAGAGTTCTTGAGACATTTGaattctaaaaatgaaaaaaaggtggttatagtttaattgtttCATAGATTGAAAACTATAGTTTCAATGTCTGTATATGCAGGCAGAAGAGCACAGATTAATCTGGAACttgtaaatttgacaaaaatagaGTTTAAAAAAGTTGTCTGGTGTATTGGGCACCAAAGAGGTTGACATCAAAATGTGTATTGACAACAGATGGTGTCCATTTGAATAAAACCAAAATGAGGACTTATGACTATTCCTTAAAGAGGGCTGTTAAGCTTTCTCTTAGACACTAAAAATCAATAGGAGGCCATGTGTTgtcatttattatatatatatatatattaatgtggAGTGGTTGGTGGTGGCCGAGATATATTTTTTCGTAAAAATGTGGggtaaatatttttctgcttgtaaaattatttgtatatttcagGAGGGGAGATGTTTTAATCTTAATTGAAAATTCAGATTTCTTGCACCCGAGACCACAAGCTTTACATAGCAGCACGCGTTAATTTGCATATGGATTTTGCCAGATATGCGGACATATCTGTTCTGTGGGAAAAGGGGTAATGTAACGTTTGTGAGTCACTTAATttggttcatttatttatttcattattactaatttttttattattttcccaGAAAGATTGCTTATTATTATTTGATTACTTTCCgattgtttttttcattcattaaagTTTAGTGACGTAACGAACCTCGCATtagcattaaaaatattttccctTTTCAGCCAATCAGAGAGCTCGATTGAATTCGCGGGGAAAATTTAGCTCGTGCAGATATTGTCTGCTGGAAATCATTCTCAGCCCCGACTCCCAGGTGTATAGATGTAAGGTAACAAGGGGAATTTTCAACCATGTGCGCGATATTTTGGGAAGTGGTTTCGGTAGAAATCACGCGCGATTTTCATATACTACAGTTATTGTATTGAAGAAAATGTGTATTACAGTATTT
Encoded here:
- the LOC139495483 gene encoding uncharacterized protein: MPKKHKPQEQTLRQKRELKRKRKSNSEAIVVAPKRKRLYSALGSLIDYNSTNIKLPEYSDIGEMQYKCQCCKALMWKNETHSGQLNINSKFSTCCMQGKVVLPVIKDPPHSLQNLFILNTEQAKHFRINIRAYNSSLAFASLGVHEDVLPHNGPYNFRICGSVHHRIGHLFPSEGKAPKFAQIYIHDTENELCNRMQWNDTLNKSVLLTLQNMLHDCNPFIDIFKNAAKIMHDDHNASHQNIKLVLHADTSKDTRRYNLPTASEVSLIIPGSQMKEPTNRDIVLYKNSSNHPKGYEIIHINETHPKYDPLHYVLFLPYGHSGWTIDSGNTNSHSGNANSHVSTMQFYAYHLMQRDNFNILLRGGRLLQQYIVDMFAKIEQLRLNYCFYHQNDLRAELYQGLNDAVHAGDVDGVTVGRNIILPSSFTGSPRNMYEQYQDAMSIVRRFGKPDLFITFTCNPKWPEIVHSLLINQTPADRPDLIIRVFKQKLQMLLHDITQNNVFGKTIAYVYVIEFQKRGLPHSHILLILQPNSKPLTPDHFDDFVSAEIPDPALLPNLHHIVTQHMIHGPCGKANKQSPCMNDGKCSKGFPKDFNPATLQTSDGYPLYKRRDNGLCVEKNGVILDNRWVVPYNPYLCTKYSAHINVEICSTVKAVKYLYKYVYKGHDKIMVGLQKAETSDSDQKGTNVYNEITHYVDARYVSASEACWRIFHYDLHTHSPAIQRLAVHLPGQEQVIYNEGKAQQALQHNKNTTLTGWFKINQTNPLATTIPYHLFPEHFTWNQSSHTWAPRKKGNVIGRLYRANPAEGERFFLRLLLHHCPGATCYEDLRKLEDGTVCTTFKETAMRRGFLQHDEEWVECLTEAAAIATPTQIRLLFVTILLFCEPSEPAKLWEQFKDCMSEDIVHNMNNNLTHDSKQFVCNKVLCLIQQLLKSHGKNLADFPGFPNIDESNITFTSNLLHEQCQYKIEEQTVIADKNESLLNSDQHHVYQKVVDATEHHTNTTAYFVDGPGGSGKTFLYNTILARIRSKGKIALAVASSGIAAELLEGGRTAHSRFKIPIPISETSTCNISRNSALANLIKNTAIIVWDEAPMIHKHVLECVHRTLCDITQIDKPFGGKVVLLGGDFRQVLPVIRHGTQAEIINSNIMQSFLWENITMFNLTINMRVRSNAHSNNQADFENFLLRIGNGKEKLYPNVGSAKIQLPKDLCICPDKNGLKNLTHKLYGDILESSDYSKFTDRAILTTTNDDVDTINTMVMDMFPSTVSKTYLSADTVEDESTGYLYPTEFLNTITPSGTPPHKLTLKKHAPIMLLRNLNPAAGLLNGTRLSVINLGTRLIETKILTGTHAGDTVFLPRITIIPSDAGLPFNLKRRQFPIRPAFSITINKAQGQTLGKIGLDLTKPVFSHGQLYVAFSRVRDFKSISILPAADSLFDGQYYTDNIVYEGVIHH